One genomic region from Jiangella sp. DSM 45060 encodes:
- a CDS encoding cupin domain-containing protein: MTLLTIGAGQLDEARLSSAGRASRTLHSGSRLRQTLIALTAGTRMNEHQSPGDATVHCLQGHVTLRTRDRVIAVGAGQLVDAPPERHDVLADEDSLIILTVGVV, encoded by the coding sequence ATGACGTTGCTGACGATCGGGGCCGGGCAACTCGACGAAGCCCGGCTCTCGTCCGCCGGACGGGCGTCGCGGACCCTGCACAGCGGCTCCCGGTTGCGCCAGACCCTCATCGCGCTCACCGCAGGCACGCGCATGAACGAGCACCAGAGCCCCGGCGACGCGACCGTGCACTGCCTGCAAGGCCACGTCACGTTGCGCACGCGCGACCGCGTCATCGCCGTCGGCGCCGGTCAGCTCGTCGACGCGCCGCCGGAACGGCACGACGTCCTCGCCGACGAGGACTCCCTGATCATCCTCACCGTCGGCGTTGTCTGA
- a CDS encoding IS256 family transposase: protein MALDHAALLEVLEAMRAADVDDRVRTAAQAMYQALIEAEATAVIGAGPWERSADRTAHRNGSRPRTLSTTAGDLELRIPKLRTGSFFPSLLERRRRVDQALFAVIMEAYLHGVSTRKVDDLVKALGADSGISKSEVSRICADLDAEVSSFRDRSLADQAYPYVFLDATYCKARVNRRVVSQAVVIATGVTADGRREVLGFDVGDSEDGAFWTAFLRSLKARGLGGVQLVISDAHTGLKHAIASVLLGAAWQRCRVHFLRNVLAQVPKGNAEMVAAAIRTIFAQPDAEHVHEQFDVIATMLGRQLPKVEQMLRDASNDLLAFAAFPISHWKKIWSTNPLERLNKEVKRRTDVVGVFPNPAALLRLAGAVLVEAHDEWQVAAERRYLSEASMALLTTPTTKEVAKPELMTA from the coding sequence ATGGCCTTGGACCATGCTGCCCTACTTGAGGTGCTCGAGGCGATGCGGGCCGCTGACGTGGACGATCGGGTTCGCACCGCGGCGCAGGCGATGTATCAGGCGTTGATCGAGGCCGAGGCGACGGCGGTGATCGGCGCCGGTCCGTGGGAACGCAGCGCGGATCGGACCGCGCACCGCAACGGCTCGCGACCGCGGACCCTGTCGACCACGGCCGGGGATCTGGAGTTGCGCATTCCCAAGTTGCGCACCGGGTCGTTCTTCCCCTCCCTGTTGGAGCGGCGCCGCCGAGTCGACCAGGCGTTGTTCGCCGTGATCATGGAGGCCTACCTGCACGGGGTGTCGACCCGCAAGGTCGACGACCTGGTCAAGGCGCTGGGCGCGGACAGCGGGATCTCCAAGTCGGAGGTGTCGCGGATCTGCGCCGACCTCGACGCCGAGGTCTCCAGCTTCCGGGACCGGTCGCTGGCCGATCAGGCCTATCCGTACGTGTTCCTCGACGCCACCTACTGCAAGGCTCGGGTGAACCGCCGCGTGGTGTCCCAGGCGGTGGTCATCGCCACCGGCGTCACCGCCGACGGGCGCCGCGAGGTGCTCGGATTCGACGTCGGTGACAGCGAGGACGGCGCGTTCTGGACCGCGTTCCTGCGCTCGTTGAAGGCCCGCGGGCTGGGCGGTGTCCAGCTGGTCATCTCCGACGCCCACACCGGCCTCAAGCACGCCATCGCCTCGGTGCTGCTCGGGGCGGCCTGGCAGCGCTGCCGGGTGCACTTCCTACGCAACGTGCTCGCCCAGGTCCCCAAGGGCAACGCCGAGATGGTGGCCGCGGCGATCCGCACCATCTTCGCCCAGCCCGACGCCGAGCACGTGCACGAGCAGTTCGACGTCATCGCCACCATGCTCGGCCGGCAACTACCCAAGGTCGAACAGATGCTGCGCGACGCCAGTAACGATCTCCTCGCGTTCGCGGCGTTCCCGATCAGTCACTGGAAGAAGATCTGGTCGACCAACCCGCTGGAACGGCTGAACAAGGAGGTCAAACGCCGCACCGACGTCGTCGGAGTGTTCCCCAACCCCGCCGCCCTGCTCCGCCTGGCCGGCGCTGTCCTGGTGGAGGCCCACGATGAATGGCAGGTCGCCGCCGAACGCCGCTACCTCTCCGAAGCCTCCATGGCGCTACTCACCACACCCACCACCAAGGAGGTGGCCAAACCCGAACTCATGACGGCATGA
- a CDS encoding SDR family NAD(P)-dependent oxidoreductase, which translates to MTATGPRTPPVAVVTGGNRGIGLEVCRQLAARGHTVVLTARSPEAARSAAAGLAGDVVPVRLDVTVPSHADELARFLSAEFARVDVLVNNAAIHYDTWQRAASADLDVVREAAETNVYGPWRLAMTLLPLLRASAHPRIVNVSSEGGSLASMGGGTPAYSMTKAALNAVTRMLADELRRDRILVNSICPGWVATDMGGPGGRPVESGAAGIVWAATLPDDGPTGAFFRDGRPVSW; encoded by the coding sequence TTGACCGCGACCGGACCGCGGACGCCGCCGGTCGCCGTCGTCACGGGCGGCAACCGCGGCATCGGCCTGGAGGTGTGCCGGCAGCTGGCCGCCCGCGGGCACACCGTCGTGCTGACGGCCCGTTCGCCGGAGGCGGCCCGGTCGGCGGCCGCGGGGCTGGCCGGTGACGTCGTCCCCGTCCGCCTCGACGTCACCGTACCGTCGCACGCGGACGAGCTGGCCCGGTTCCTGTCGGCCGAGTTCGCCCGCGTCGACGTCCTCGTCAACAACGCCGCCATCCACTACGACACCTGGCAGCGCGCCGCCTCCGCCGACCTCGACGTCGTCCGCGAGGCCGCCGAGACCAACGTCTACGGTCCCTGGCGGCTGGCGATGACGCTGCTCCCGCTGCTGCGCGCGAGCGCCCATCCGCGCATCGTCAACGTGTCCAGCGAGGGCGGGTCGCTGGCGAGCATGGGCGGCGGCACGCCCGCCTACAGCATGACGAAGGCGGCGCTCAACGCGGTGACGCGGATGCTGGCCGACGAGCTGCGGCGCGACCGGATCCTGGTCAACTCGATCTGTCCCGGCTGGGTGGCGACCGACATGGGCGGGCCGGGCGGGCGGCCGGTCGAGTCCGGCGCGGCCGGCATCGTCTGGGCAGCCACCCTCCCCGACGACGGCCCGACGGGCGCCTTCTTCCGCGACGGCCGCCCGGTCTCCTGGTAG
- a CDS encoding nuclear transport factor 2 family protein — protein MTDSVTSLLHAVDTLDWDGVLAVLADEVRLDYTSLWGGSPETVAGPEVVARWRALLPGFDATQHLTGPVLADGDRRTTTVRGYHHLVDGERRSTWMVAGWYDVRVSGDRIAAITLHATYEEGDRALTEAATARCEAGAGGRVA, from the coding sequence ATGACCGACTCGGTGACCTCCCTGCTGCACGCCGTCGACACGCTGGACTGGGACGGCGTGCTGGCCGTCCTCGCCGACGAGGTGCGGCTCGACTACACCTCGTTGTGGGGCGGCTCGCCCGAAACCGTGGCCGGCCCCGAGGTGGTGGCGCGCTGGCGTGCGCTGCTGCCCGGCTTCGACGCGACGCAGCACCTGACCGGCCCCGTCCTCGCCGACGGCGACCGCCGCACCACCACCGTCCGCGGGTACCACCACCTCGTCGACGGCGAGCGCCGCTCCACCTGGATGGTGGCCGGCTGGTACGACGTCCGTGTTTCCGGCGACCGCATCGCCGCCATCACGCTGCACGCCACGTACGAGGAGGGCGACCGCGCGCTGACCGAGGCCGCCACGGCGCGGTGCGAGGCCGGCGCGGGCGGGCGGGTCGCTTGA
- a CDS encoding helix-turn-helix domain-containing protein, with translation MDPGPHARRSELRWPGLRSVYCWHPPSGEVTVSGEQQIGVTFAEHDGVVTESDGRRDRFDIRPGDVFANGRSRVYWSEVTRTDELVEIYPDDALLRAAAGSSRTPEIEPLRGVRDAVVLGTASILKRAHLGLADVDDVRAGVLAHRLAEHVVGYYAGLVPSGRAAAGRAAAGRAAAGRLDRVLLGRVADVVEARLGDALTVDDLAAAATLSPFHFARAFKASTGLAPHEYVTSRRMERAKSLLLGSRLSVPEVAYAVGLTNVSHFRRVFRRHTGFLPSDLRPARTAGSDPPPPAGRLAGSAS, from the coding sequence ATGGACCCAGGACCGCACGCTCGGCGCTCGGAGCTGCGCTGGCCGGGGCTGCGGTCGGTGTACTGCTGGCACCCGCCCAGCGGCGAGGTGACGGTCAGCGGCGAGCAGCAGATCGGCGTCACGTTCGCCGAGCACGACGGCGTCGTCACCGAGTCCGACGGACGGCGCGACCGGTTCGACATCCGACCCGGCGACGTGTTCGCGAACGGGCGGTCGCGGGTGTACTGGAGCGAGGTCACCCGCACCGACGAGCTGGTCGAGATCTACCCGGACGACGCGCTGCTGCGGGCCGCGGCGGGGTCGTCGCGTACGCCGGAGATCGAGCCGCTGCGTGGCGTGCGCGACGCCGTCGTGCTCGGGACCGCGTCCATCCTCAAGCGCGCCCACCTGGGCCTCGCCGACGTCGACGACGTGCGGGCCGGGGTGCTCGCGCACCGGCTGGCCGAGCACGTCGTCGGGTACTACGCGGGTCTGGTGCCGTCCGGGCGGGCCGCTGCCGGGCGGGCCGCCGCCGGGCGGGCCGCCGCCGGGCGGCTGGACCGCGTGCTGCTCGGCCGCGTCGCCGACGTCGTCGAGGCGCGCCTGGGTGACGCTCTCACCGTCGACGACCTCGCCGCCGCCGCGACGCTGAGCCCGTTCCACTTCGCCCGCGCCTTCAAGGCGTCCACCGGCCTCGCGCCGCACGAGTACGTCACGTCGCGGCGCATGGAACGGGCCAAGTCGCTGCTGCTCGGCAGCCGGTTGAGCGTGCCGGAGGTCGCCTACGCGGTCGGCCTCACGAACGTCAGCCACTTCCGCCGGGTGTTCCGCCGGCACACCGGCTTCCTGCCGTCCGACCTGCGCCCGGCGAGGACCGCAGGATCGGACCCTCCGCCGCCGGCCGGGCGTTTGGCAGGCTCGGCGTCATGA
- the ilvD gene encoding dihydroxy-acid dehydratase — MTVTPSKPDLKPHSRAVTDGLERAAARGMLRAVGMGDDDWEKPQIGVASSWNEITPCNLSLDRLAKASKEGVHAGGGFPLEFGTISVSDGISMGHEGMHYSLVSREVIADSVETVFGAERLDGAVLLAGCDKSAPAMLMAAARLDVAATFLYAGSILPGKVGDRDVTIIDAFEAVGACARGLITREEVDEIERAICPGEGACGGMYTANTMASAAEALGMSLPGSAAPPAVDRRRDGYARKSGEAVVELLRRGITTRDILTKEAFENAIAVVMAVGGSTNAVLHLMAIAYEAGVKLELDDFNRIGDRVPHLADVKPFGRYVMTDVDRVGGVPVIMKALLDAGLMHGDALTVTGKTLAENLADIAPPDVDGKIIHAMGDPIHQTGGLTILRGSLAPDGAVVKSAGFDTAVFEGTAKVFDGERGAMDAVENNTLEKGDVIVIRYEGPKGGPGMREMLAVTGAIKGAGLGKDVLLVTDGRFSGGTTGPCIGHVAPEAVDGGPIAFVQNGDRIRLDLAARTLELLVDDDELARRRAGWTPPAPKHERGVLAKYAKLVGSAANGAVCD; from the coding sequence ATGACCGTGACACCCTCGAAGCCCGACCTGAAGCCACACTCCCGGGCGGTCACCGACGGTCTCGAACGCGCCGCCGCCCGTGGGATGCTGCGCGCCGTCGGCATGGGCGATGACGACTGGGAGAAGCCGCAGATCGGGGTCGCCTCGTCCTGGAACGAGATCACGCCCTGCAACCTGTCCCTCGACCGCCTCGCGAAGGCGTCGAAGGAAGGGGTACACGCCGGCGGCGGTTTCCCGCTCGAGTTCGGCACCATCTCGGTGTCCGACGGCATCTCCATGGGCCACGAGGGCATGCACTACTCGCTGGTGTCGCGCGAGGTCATCGCCGACTCCGTCGAGACGGTCTTCGGCGCCGAGCGGCTCGACGGCGCCGTGCTGCTGGCCGGCTGCGACAAGTCCGCTCCGGCCATGCTCATGGCGGCCGCGCGGCTCGATGTCGCGGCCACGTTCCTGTACGCGGGGTCGATCCTGCCGGGCAAGGTCGGCGACCGCGACGTCACCATCATCGACGCGTTCGAGGCGGTCGGCGCGTGCGCCCGCGGGCTCATCACCCGCGAGGAGGTCGACGAGATCGAGCGGGCCATCTGTCCCGGCGAGGGCGCCTGCGGCGGCATGTACACCGCCAACACCATGGCCAGCGCCGCCGAGGCGCTCGGCATGTCGCTGCCGGGCAGCGCCGCGCCGCCCGCCGTCGACCGCCGCCGCGACGGCTACGCGCGCAAGTCCGGCGAGGCCGTCGTTGAGCTGCTGCGCCGCGGCATCACCACCCGCGACATCCTGACGAAGGAGGCGTTCGAGAACGCCATCGCCGTCGTCATGGCGGTCGGCGGGTCCACCAACGCCGTCCTGCACCTCATGGCCATCGCCTACGAGGCCGGGGTGAAGCTCGAGCTCGACGACTTCAACCGCATCGGCGACCGCGTCCCGCACCTCGCCGACGTCAAGCCGTTCGGCCGCTACGTCATGACCGACGTCGACCGCGTCGGCGGCGTGCCGGTCATCATGAAGGCGCTGCTCGACGCCGGTCTCATGCACGGCGACGCGCTCACCGTCACCGGGAAGACGCTGGCCGAGAACCTCGCCGACATCGCGCCGCCCGACGTCGACGGCAAGATCATCCACGCCATGGGCGACCCCATCCACCAGACCGGCGGCCTGACCATCCTGCGCGGCTCGCTCGCGCCCGACGGCGCCGTCGTCAAGTCGGCAGGCTTCGACACCGCCGTCTTCGAGGGCACCGCCAAGGTGTTCGACGGCGAGCGCGGCGCCATGGACGCCGTCGAGAACAACACGCTGGAGAAGGGCGACGTCATCGTCATCCGCTACGAGGGCCCGAAGGGCGGCCCCGGCATGCGCGAGATGCTCGCCGTCACCGGCGCCATCAAGGGCGCCGGCCTGGGCAAGGACGTCCTGCTGGTCACCGACGGCCGGTTCTCCGGCGGCACCACCGGCCCGTGCATCGGCCACGTCGCGCCCGAGGCCGTCGACGGCGGGCCCATCGCGTTCGTCCAGAACGGCGACCGCATCCGGCTCGACCTCGCCGCCCGCACGCTCGAGCTGCTGGTCGACGACGACGAGCTGGCGCGCCGCCGGGCCGGCTGGACGCCGCCGGCGCCGAAGCACGAGCGCGGCGTGCTGGCGAAGTACGCGAAGCTGGTCGGCTCGGCCGCCAACGGCGCCGTCTGCGACTAA
- a CDS encoding TetR/AcrR family transcriptional regulator C-terminal domain-containing protein — MRAPLTRDRVIAAAVALADEKGQAGASMRAIAGRLGVEAMSLYNHVAGRDDLLDGMVDAVFAEIALPADGAEWKAAMRDRAASARAALKRHPWAVGLMDSRGHPGPATLRHHDAVLGALRAGGFSVVLAAHAVSVIDSYLYGFVLQELSLPFTGDGDIGEVTDGIRAGLPEGAYPHLMELMTAHVLAPGYDYGDEFAFGLALILDGLRPDEDQGATA, encoded by the coding sequence GTGCGAGCGCCGCTCACCCGCGACCGCGTCATCGCGGCGGCCGTCGCGCTGGCCGACGAGAAGGGCCAGGCCGGCGCGAGCATGCGGGCCATCGCCGGGCGGCTCGGGGTCGAGGCGATGTCGCTCTACAACCACGTCGCCGGGCGCGACGACCTCCTCGACGGCATGGTCGACGCGGTGTTCGCGGAGATCGCGCTACCGGCCGACGGCGCCGAGTGGAAGGCGGCCATGCGCGACCGCGCGGCCTCGGCGCGGGCCGCCCTGAAGCGGCACCCGTGGGCCGTCGGGCTGATGGACTCCCGCGGCCACCCCGGACCCGCGACGTTGCGCCACCACGACGCCGTGCTCGGCGCGCTGCGGGCCGGCGGCTTCTCCGTCGTGCTGGCCGCGCACGCCGTCTCCGTCATCGACAGCTATCTCTACGGGTTCGTGCTGCAGGAGCTGAGCCTGCCGTTCACCGGAGACGGCGACATCGGCGAGGTGACCGACGGCATCAGGGCCGGCCTGCCGGAGGGCGCGTATCCGCACCTCATGGAGCTGATGACGGCGCACGTGCTGGCGCCCGGCTACGACTACGGCGACGAGTTCGCGTTCGGTCTCGCCCTGATCCTCGACGGGTTGCGGCCCGACGAGGACCAGGGCGCTACCGCTTAG
- a CDS encoding NAD(P)-dependent oxidoreductase produces MKVCVVGASGKLGQYLVRHALDRGYEVVGVCREKSVPKLAALADRMTIVPGPTNDSEVIGRAVAGCDGVLSVLVPWGVQQYSSGTAQAVLDLAEPDARLVFSCGWHISRDGQDRYSWRFRTALRVAARVGKLLRAVEIDDQDEACRRIFASDRRWTVVRGSDLEEGESQGLPVWSRHVGDPVLESNLTRRTDFALFMIEALTDDSLVREAPAIVGRTTPSARAARMGP; encoded by the coding sequence ATGAAGGTGTGCGTCGTCGGGGCGTCGGGGAAGCTGGGGCAGTACCTCGTGCGCCACGCGCTGGACCGCGGCTACGAGGTGGTCGGCGTGTGCCGCGAGAAGAGCGTGCCGAAGCTGGCCGCGCTGGCCGACCGCATGACGATCGTGCCGGGGCCGACGAACGACAGCGAGGTCATCGGCCGGGCCGTCGCCGGCTGCGACGGCGTGCTGAGCGTGCTCGTCCCGTGGGGCGTCCAGCAGTACTCGTCCGGCACGGCGCAGGCGGTGCTCGATCTCGCCGAGCCGGACGCGCGGCTGGTCTTCTCCTGCGGCTGGCACATCTCGCGCGACGGCCAGGACCGGTACTCGTGGCGGTTCCGGACGGCGTTGCGCGTCGCCGCCCGCGTGGGGAAGCTGCTGCGCGCCGTCGAGATCGACGACCAGGACGAGGCGTGCCGGCGCATCTTCGCCAGCGACCGCCGCTGGACCGTCGTCCGCGGCAGCGACCTCGAGGAGGGCGAGAGCCAGGGCCTGCCGGTGTGGAGCCGGCACGTCGGCGACCCGGTGCTGGAGAGCAACCTCACCCGGCGCACCGACTTCGCACTGTTCATGATCGAGGCGCTGACGGACGACTCGCTGGTGCGCGAGGCGCCGGCAATCGTCGGCCGGACGACGCCCAGCGCGCGGGCCGCCAGAATGGGTCCATGA
- a CDS encoding type II toxin-antitoxin system Phd/YefM family antitoxin, translating into MKTVGIRELKQNPQAVIERVRETGDEYEITVYGRPTGVRIVRDRPGPCR; encoded by the coding sequence ATGAAGACCGTCGGCATTCGCGAACTGAAGCAGAACCCGCAGGCGGTCATCGAGCGCGTCCGAGAGACCGGCGACGAATACGAGATCACCGTCTACGGGCGCCCCACAGGGGTGCGGATCGTTCGCGACCGTCCCGGGCCGTGTCGCTGA
- a CDS encoding PIN domain-containing protein, with protein MRSPIPGSRRDTARHPRDAAERTRRLNELDQRFDWVGFDIESTRSLGMVAAGARATGAKIRSKDALIAAQAHRHGAAVMTANTDDFRPFDHDVEIVAPVPRTAGP; from the coding sequence ATGAGGTCGCCGATCCCTGGGAGCAGGCGTGATACTGCTCGACACCCGCGCGACGCCGCCGAGCGCACTCGGCGCCTCAACGAACTCGACCAGCGGTTCGACTGGGTCGGCTTCGACATCGAGTCGACCCGTTCCCTTGGCATGGTCGCGGCCGGCGCACGAGCGACCGGCGCCAAGATCCGCAGCAAGGACGCACTCATCGCGGCACAGGCTCACCGGCACGGCGCCGCGGTCATGACGGCGAACACCGACGACTTCAGACCCTTCGACCACGACGTGGAAATCGTCGCGCCCGTCCCACGCACAGCCGGTCCCTGA
- a CDS encoding maleylpyruvate isomerase N-terminal domain-containing protein, with amino-acid sequence MFARSWSALLGAVAALPDDAFARPSGCAGWLVRDLVCHLVIDAQDVLITLVTPSDTEPTADADGYWLLVDPPTGDDPLDALIPRLAAAYGDPALLKFHLDDLGAAAGRAAALADPAAVVATKDLVLTAGDYLSAYVLEWTLHHLDLIAHLPSGPLRPPGPPADALAACRAALQRIAGVTFPASLSDTDALLVGTGRRAPTAAETAALGDLAQRLPFVLG; translated from the coding sequence ATGTTCGCGCGCTCGTGGTCGGCGCTGCTCGGCGCCGTGGCCGCCCTGCCTGACGACGCCTTCGCCCGGCCGTCCGGATGCGCCGGCTGGCTGGTCCGCGACCTCGTCTGCCACCTCGTCATCGACGCGCAGGACGTGCTGATCACGCTGGTCACGCCGTCCGACACGGAGCCGACGGCCGACGCCGACGGCTACTGGCTGCTGGTCGACCCGCCCACCGGCGACGACCCGCTGGACGCGCTGATCCCCCGGCTGGCCGCCGCCTACGGCGACCCCGCGCTGCTCAAGTTCCACCTCGACGACCTCGGCGCGGCGGCCGGCCGGGCGGCCGCGCTGGCCGATCCCGCCGCCGTCGTCGCCACCAAGGACCTGGTGCTGACGGCGGGCGACTACCTGTCCGCGTACGTGCTCGAGTGGACGCTGCACCACCTGGACCTGATCGCGCACCTGCCGTCCGGGCCGCTTCGGCCGCCCGGACCGCCGGCCGACGCGCTGGCGGCGTGCCGGGCCGCGCTGCAGCGGATCGCCGGGGTCACCTTCCCCGCCTCGCTCTCCGACACCGACGCGCTGCTCGTCGGCACCGGCCGCCGCGCACCCACGGCTGCCGAGACCGCCGCGCTCGGCGACCTCGCCCAGCGGCTGCCGTTCGTCCTCGGCTGA
- a CDS encoding NAD(P)-dependent oxidoreductase: protein MNDAVGVIGAGRMGAAMTARLRASGREVVLWNRTTARAAGVAAATGARVAATARGAAAAGPVVLISLADDAACRAAYEGPDGVAAGAGPGTVVADASTVAPSTAVDLAELVAAGGGAMLDTPVSGSVPVVERGELTVMAGGAAADLDRARPVLDLLARQVFHVGGHGAGATMKLAVNALVHALNHAVSEALVLAERSGVSRESAYEVFANSVAGAPFVQYKRAAFERPEETPVAFTLGLVGKDLDLILDLAARSGTSMPQAVVNRRAVADAVAAGLGDEDMSVLARYLRGDA, encoded by the coding sequence ATGAACGACGCGGTGGGCGTGATCGGGGCCGGGCGGATGGGCGCGGCGATGACGGCGCGGCTGCGCGCGTCCGGTCGCGAGGTCGTGCTGTGGAACCGGACGACGGCGCGGGCGGCCGGGGTGGCGGCGGCGACGGGAGCACGGGTCGCGGCGACCGCACGGGGGGCGGCCGCCGCGGGCCCCGTCGTCCTGATCTCGCTGGCCGACGACGCCGCCTGCCGGGCCGCGTACGAGGGCCCGGACGGTGTCGCCGCTGGCGCCGGACCGGGCACCGTCGTCGCCGACGCCAGCACCGTCGCGCCCTCGACGGCCGTCGACCTGGCGGAGCTGGTCGCCGCCGGCGGCGGGGCGATGCTGGACACCCCGGTCTCGGGCAGCGTGCCGGTGGTCGAACGGGGCGAGCTGACCGTCATGGCCGGCGGGGCCGCCGCTGACCTCGACCGCGCGCGGCCGGTGCTCGACCTGCTCGCCCGGCAGGTCTTCCACGTCGGCGGCCACGGCGCCGGCGCGACGATGAAGCTGGCGGTCAACGCGCTGGTGCACGCGCTCAACCATGCGGTGTCCGAGGCGCTGGTGCTGGCCGAGCGGTCCGGCGTGTCCCGCGAGTCCGCGTACGAGGTGTTCGCCAACAGCGTCGCCGGCGCGCCGTTCGTCCAGTACAAGCGGGCCGCGTTCGAGCGGCCGGAGGAGACGCCGGTCGCGTTCACCCTCGGCCTCGTCGGCAAGGACCTCGACCTCATCCTCGACCTCGCCGCCCGCTCCGGCACGTCGATGCCGCAGGCCGTCGTCAACCGCCGGGCCGTCGCCGACGCCGTCGCAGCCGGCCTGGGCGACGAGGACATGAGCGTGCTCGCCCGCTACCTGCGCGGCGACGCCTGA
- a CDS encoding SDR family NAD(P)-dependent oxidoreductase produces the protein MTTIVIVGGTSGIGLELARRRVKAGDDVVITGRDDSRCAAVAAEIGARCRGVAVELSDPGGIGAALSGVERVDHLVVAAIDRDQNTAADYSVERAMRLVTLKLVGYTEVVHALLPRMTPDGAVVLFGGLAKDRPYPGSTTVSTINGGIAGLVHTLAVELAPLRVNAVHPGIVGDSPFWSGKPLDAIIARTPIGRLATMADVADAVDFLLRNPAMNGVNLNVDGGWLLA, from the coding sequence GTGACCACCATCGTGATCGTCGGCGGCACGTCCGGCATCGGGCTGGAGCTGGCCCGACGCCGGGTGAAGGCCGGCGACGACGTCGTCATCACCGGCCGCGACGATTCTCGCTGTGCGGCGGTGGCCGCCGAGATCGGGGCGCGCTGCCGCGGTGTCGCCGTCGAGCTGTCCGACCCCGGCGGCATCGGCGCCGCCCTGTCCGGCGTCGAGCGGGTCGACCACCTGGTGGTCGCGGCCATCGACCGCGACCAGAACACCGCCGCCGACTACTCCGTCGAGCGGGCGATGCGACTGGTGACGCTCAAGCTGGTCGGGTACACCGAGGTCGTGCACGCGCTGCTGCCGCGCATGACGCCCGACGGCGCCGTCGTGCTGTTCGGCGGGCTGGCCAAGGACCGGCCGTACCCGGGCTCGACGACGGTGTCGACGATCAACGGCGGCATCGCGGGCCTGGTGCACACGCTGGCCGTCGAACTGGCGCCGCTGCGGGTCAACGCCGTCCACCCGGGCATCGTCGGCGACAGCCCGTTCTGGAGCGGCAAGCCACTCGACGCGATCATCGCGCGGACGCCGATCGGGCGCCTGGCGACCATGGCCGACGTCGCCGACGCGGTGGACTTCCTGCTGCGCAACCCGGCGATGAACGGCGTCAACCTCAACGTCGACGGCGGCTGGCTGCTGGCATGA
- a CDS encoding cupin domain-containing protein, with protein sequence MSDRHLIRRGAQAGFAAPEGWAAGATGYRRWTVVGEQEGAVHTGFGVCELDPGGSVPAHVHSFEESFHLLSGSAILTTPDGSYRLSEGDYGLLPVAVPHAWRCDGDRPARWAEMQGPQPRDAFDGDTFLVPPLDESRPVVPIDVRDPRTYRFGTIRPGHMDPAKQSQDLLAVSASMRTALLVYGGINVKQMVDSDLGAILTTMFMVQYDPDGATTPHDHPFEETYLILEGAVEASFDGRTYLLEAGDVAWAGVGCPHAFRNAGGGTLRWLETQAPAPPPRYSYRFARDWNHLRDVLGGSA encoded by the coding sequence ATGAGCGACCGGCACCTGATCCGCCGGGGTGCGCAGGCCGGGTTCGCGGCGCCGGAGGGCTGGGCGGCGGGCGCCACCGGCTACCGGCGCTGGACCGTGGTGGGCGAGCAGGAGGGCGCCGTCCACACCGGGTTCGGCGTCTGCGAGCTGGATCCCGGCGGGTCGGTGCCGGCCCACGTCCACTCGTTCGAGGAGAGCTTCCACCTGCTGTCCGGGTCGGCGATCCTGACCACACCGGACGGCTCCTACCGGCTGTCCGAGGGCGACTACGGACTGCTGCCGGTCGCGGTGCCGCACGCGTGGCGGTGCGACGGCGACCGCCCGGCGCGGTGGGCGGAGATGCAGGGCCCACAGCCGCGCGACGCGTTCGACGGCGACACGTTCCTGGTGCCGCCGCTGGACGAGTCGCGGCCGGTGGTCCCGATCGACGTGCGTGACCCGCGCACGTACCGGTTCGGGACGATCCGGCCGGGACACATGGACCCGGCGAAACAGTCGCAGGACCTGCTCGCGGTGTCGGCCAGCATGCGCACCGCGCTGCTCGTCTACGGCGGCATCAACGTCAAGCAGATGGTCGACAGCGATCTCGGGGCCATACTGACCACGATGTTCATGGTGCAGTACGACCCCGACGGCGCGACCACGCCGCACGACCACCCGTTCGAGGAGACGTACCTCATCCTCGAGGGCGCGGTCGAGGCGTCCTTCGACGGGCGGACCTACCTGCTCGAGGCCGGCGACGTCGCCTGGGCCGGGGTCGGCTGCCCGCACGCGTTCCGCAACGCCGGCGGCGGCACGCTGCGCTGGCTGGAGACGCAGGCGCCGGCGCCGCCGCCGCGGTACTCGTACCGGTTCGCCCGCGACTGGAACCATCTGCGCGACGTCCTGGGAGGTTCGGCGTGA